TTTCCTCTCCTCTATGAGTGCCTGCAGGTTCTCAATACTCTGGCTGGTAGCTTTTGCCTCCTTCATAAGAAGTTTTATATGTAGGTCTCTTAATGTGTTTTCCAATTCCCTATATCTTCTGAGTTTTCTTACATCCTCAGAAAGTCTTTCCATCTGGACTTCCATCTCGTCTATGAGTAGTCTAAATTCTCTTAGCTTGAGCTCCACTTCTCCCAAGTCAGCAAGAGCTTTTTGCTTTTTTTCTTCGTATTCACCTATGCCTGCCACTTCCTCTATGAGCTTCCTCCTCTCAACTGGTGTCATCCTCAAAAAGCGTATAACATCTCCCTGCAATACTATGTTATAGGCGTTTTCGTAAAGTCCTGCTTTTGCAAGGAGGTCTTTCAGGTCCCTCTCCCTTATCACCGACCCGTTTATCCGAAAGATGCTTCTGCCGTCTTTGTCTACTTTCCTTGAAATTACTATGATGCTGTCTTCTAAGGGAAAGGTGCCTTCGTTTTTAAAATGAACCTCCACATAGGCGTGATGGCTACTGTCTGAGTCTTTTGTGTATATAAGGTAAGAGAGGTTTTTAGCTCTGAGGGTTTTAGCAGTTGCTAAGCTCAAGGCAAAGGATATGGCATCCCCTATGTTGGACTTTCCCGCACCATTTGGACCAACTATACCTACAAAACCTGGTCCTAAGGGGATCTCCACCCTCCCCTTTCCGTAGGACTTAAAACCCTCCACCACTATCTTTTCTATCCACGCCCCCATTATTATTTAATCTATATCGTGTTTTTCAACTGGGTCTTCCACTGCTTTTCTGGGAGCTTCCAATTCGTAAAATCTTTCTTCGAGCTTTTTGAGTATTTTGGGGAGGGTAGTATATTCCATCTCTTCTGATGGCAATCTGTGGGGTTCAAAGATACCCTGTCTTCTGAGCATGTCTGCCATCAGTTGTGCCTGCTCCCTTGCCTTGTCAAAGGCAGGGTCGTCAAAGAGATCCCTGGGACCTATCAGTTTGCCTTCCGCTATCTGGTATCCTGCGGCTATCACTCTGGGAGGTCCGTCAAACCTGGTGGGTGTAGCATTTTTGAAGGATACTGGCATGAGAGGTCCGTTGTGAGAGCCTCTCATCCAACCCTCCACTATCCAAGGTCTTGCAAAGGGTTCTAATATTTCACCTACTGCAGGGAACCCCGCCTGCGCCCTGACTACCATAACAGGGTCATCTTTACCCACATACTTGCCAGCTATGAGGGAGAGCCTCTGAGTTGAGGCAACCGCAGCTATCTCGCCGTCATTATTCCTCCAGACGCTTCTGATGGCGTATCTCTCCACCGTGCCTATAAGAGCTAAAAGTTCATAAAGCTCTGAAGGAGTAGAGAGCTTTACGGCTTTACCTGTATATGTGTCAAGAACTTCAAAGGTAAAGCCGTCGTGCATCTTGGGGTCTATCACAAGTCCGGCACACACCATAGGGTCAGCAAACATCTCGTAAAGGGGAAGATTCCATGCGCTGGGAGCCGTTTTATCGGCAAAGAAGACTATGACAGGTTCAGAGGGTCTTTCTTCAAACTCCATTTCTGCAACACCCGGACCCATACCTTTAACATTACCAGAAAAGGCTGTGGAAAGAAGATCCTGTCCTGCACCGTAGAGTTTTAATTTTTTGGCAACTTCTGTTGCCTTCTCAAAAGCCCTCCAGGCTATACCATGAACTATCTCACTGTCAACACCGTGAGTATGCGTCATAACTATAGCGGTATCATCCCCGCATACAAGCACACTCGCATCAATTAAAATTCCCTTCTTTACTTCCTCCTGAACAAACTCTTTTATGGTTTCCACCAGCTGTGGATGTACCCCAGAGTGCCCCACATAACCTCCTACATCCGCTTTTATAACGCTCAGTGTTATCCTCATGCTGAACCTCCTTTTCTTTCTTAATTCTTAAATTATAATCTATGAGGGAAGCTCTTAAAGTTCTTTTTCTGATCGTATCCTATAACTTCCTCCTTGAGTATGTATCCAGCAAGCTTCCTCTACCCGTAAGACTCTTTCCGGAGGACATTCACAGCTTTGTTATGCTCTTATCTTTTGATTCGGCTCTTTACCTTGCATGGCTCTTTGGCTACAGGAGCACTACTCTTCTTTGGCTTGCATACCTCTTCTTCTTTCAGATACTTGGCATCTCCTTCATAGACGGCACCTACACACCTATAGCCGAGTATACACCCTCCTTCTTGATTACGCTCCTGTTTCTCAGGTTTTCTGAATCACCCACAGAAAGGAGAACCAGAGAGATCAAAGAAGAGATAAAAAAGCTTGAAAGGGAGCTTGAAATAAACAGAGGCGAGCTTGAAACTCTCAGACAGCAGGTAAAACTCTCAGAAGACCTTATCCTGCATCTTAACAAGGAAAAGGCAATGATAGAAGAAAAACTTAATGAACTCAGAGATTCCCAAATGGCAGAAGGGCAAGCTCTTCTAAAAGAAAGGGACCAACTGGCAGAAAAAATTAGACAAGCGGAGATAAGCCTCAGCGAGTATAAAAACAAGCTTGAAAGGATTACAGAAGCTAATAGAAAACTCTTTGAACTTCTTGAGATTTTGCAAAGACGGGAGGAGGGAAGTCAAAAAGGAGAGATAGCACAGCTAAGAAAGGAGAGAAAAAAACTGGTGAAGGAAGTCTTGGAGCTTCGATCTCTTTGGGAAAGCTCAGAGAGAGAGAAGGCTCAGCTAAAACTTGAAGTGTTAGAGCTAAAATCAAGCCTTGAAAAGCTACAGAGAGAAAGGGACCTTTTGGAGCTTGAACTTCAGGAGCTTAAAAGCAAGATGCTTAGCAAAGAGGAGGTTTATAGGGAAGTGCTTGGTTTTGTTCTTGATAACATAGAGATGGAAGAAAGAGCTTTGAGAGAGTTTATAAGCTTGCCAGTGGACAAAAAGAGGGAGTTTATGAAGGAGCTTTTACTGCTCAATATGAAGGGCAGGGACGAATCCTTAGAAGCCATGAAGGGCTTAAAAAATGTCTTTAAGCTAAAACCAAGGGGAGGCAGAATATACTTTACCTTCGGTCAGAAGTTAAGGTGGAAGGTGTTGGGACTTATCGCCTCTGAAGATGACAAGGATAAGGACAGGTACGCAAAGGAAATTCTGGTAAAATATATGCAATAGAGGATATTTCGGAGGTTGAGTATGAAAAGTTTAAAAGCATCTCTTGATACGCTCACATCTTTCAAACCTGACAAGTATATGGTAATAAGTCTTTACCTGAAACTCTCTCCAGAAGAAAGAGCCGATCGCAAGTATCTTTTAACCTTCAAGAGCATGGTAAAAAAGCAAAAAGAGTATCTTACAAAGAGGGATTTAGATGCACAGGTGCTTCAATCTCTGATGGAAGATTTTTCAAGAATAGAGGCATACCTCTCGGAAATTGATAACCTAAAGGGATGCAGAGGTATAGCAGTTTTCTCTTCCAGCAGAAGAGGACTTTTTGAAGTGATAAAACTTCCCTATGTTTATAGAGACAGACTCATGATAGCTCCCAACCCCCAGATAAGAGAGATAGCAGCCATTGATGAAGAGCTCGGAAAGATAGGCATTTTGCTCATAGACAGGAAGCATGTAAAGTTCTATCTTATGGACCTGGAAGGCGCTTACGAAGTGATGGACTTCCTTGAGCCTCTTGTGACGAGATCCCATAAGTTTCACAGTGGTGGTGGACTCCTCAAAGGCGCGCAGGGTGCTATGAAATACGCCATGCCTTCAAGGACCTCTGCCCCCAATATGGTGCAGCACTCTTACGGTGAATACAGATTTCATATGAGGATAAGGGAGGAAAAACATAGACTTTTTAAGTTAGCCAACGATGCTCTGATGGAAGCATGGAAAGAGCACAAGTTTGACAAGCTTGTGATAGGTAGCGATAGAGAGGATGTAAAAGAGATAGAAAACCATCTGCATCCTTACCTTCATAAAATTTTTATGGGTTATGTGCAAGTAAACCCCACAGAGGTCACAGATACAAAACTTAAATCTACGGTAATTGACTTTCTCTTGCAGAAGGATAGAGAGCAAGAGAAGGAGCTTATAAAACAGCTGGAGGAGCTTCAGGGTAGAGGACTTGCTACAAACGGCACTAGCCATGTTATAGAGCAGCTTGCTGTGGGAAATGTGAGGATGCTTTTAGTGCCAGATGGCTTTGAAAAACCTGGCTATCTGTGTTCCCAATCTCATTTGCCCTCTCTAAAGCCAGAATGCCCTATAGAAGGTGAGCTAGTTTACGAGGTTCCAGATATAGTGGATGAAGTTATAGAGCTTGCTCTGGAAGAGAGAGCCCTTGTAAAGGTGATAGTAGACCCTCAGCTGCAGAAAAAGATAGACGGACTGGCAGCCTTTTTAAGATTCCCTCTATGATTGATGAAAGGGTGATCATATTTATAGATGGCTCTAACCTGTTTCATGCCATAAGGTATCTCAACATCCGCATAGATTATCAAAAGCTCGTGGACTTCCTGACAGAAGGCAGAAGGCTGATAAGAGCCTACTTTTACGGTGCTATGCCCCACGAAAAAGATGTTAAGAAGAACACGCCAGAGTGGGAGAGCCTTCTAAGACAGAAAAGGTTTTTGGAGGAGCTTTCACTTATGGGTATAAAGGTAAAGACGGCTCATCTTAAGAAGCTCCCATCAGGTGAGTATGTAGAAAAGGAGGTGGATATCATGCTTGCCACTGATATGCTCAGTATGGCTTATATGAATACTTACGATACTGCGGTGCTCATAAGCGGAGACAGTGATTATTCATACACGGTTGAGGAGGTCCAGAGGATAGGCAAAAAGGTGGAGAACGCATCCTTTAAAAGAACAAGCTCTTATCAGCTCAGAAAGGCATGCGATAGGTTTATACTTCTTGATGATTACTTGGACAGATTTTTGGTGGAGGAAAAGCCTGCAATCACTCAGGAGACAAGCTTCTGGGAGAGGATCGTTAGGATTTGGAAAAGGTCATGAGAGCTCTCTCTTTAAAATGGGATAGCCAATGTGTAAAAAGTTTGGAGTGCGTAGAAAACATTCAAGAAAGCACAGCGGTCACTGTGGGCAACTTTGATGGCATTCACCTGGGTCACAGATTTCTCATAGAAAAACTAAAAGAGGAAGCTAAGAAGAGAAATCTAAAAACTTTGGTCCTTTCCTTTCATCCCCATCCTTTAAAAGTTTTATCCCCCAAGCAATCACCCTGCGAGCTTACAAACCTTGAAGAGAAGCTAAACTTGCTTGAAGCCTTGAGTATAGACTACGCTGTGTTCATAAGGTTTGACGAGAAGTTTTCACTCATGAAGGCAGATGACTTTATAAGGGAAATACTTTACAAAAGACTAAGTGCCAAGTTTCTTCTGGTAGGTTACGACTGGCGCTTTGGCTACAGAAGGGAAGGAGAAATAGAGCTGGCAAAGGAGTTGGGAGAGAAACTGGGTTTTGAAGTAATGTCCGTAGAACCTTTTAAAATAAACGGACATATAGTAAGCAGCACCCTTATAAGGAGGCTTCTCCATTCGGGAAGGCTTGAAGAAGCTCAAGTTTATTTGGGAAGGCATTACTGGGTCAAAAGGAAGGTGGTAAAGGGTGATGGGAGAGGAAGCTCCATAGGTGTTCCTACAGCCAATCTGGAGGGAACGGAAAACCTCTGTTTAAAGGAAGGAGTTTATGCGGTTTTGGTGGAAGAGAGCCTCCTGGGAGTTGCCAACTACGGATACAGACCTACCTTTGGCGGAAGGAGGAAGGTACTGGAAGTTCATATTTTGGATTTTAACGAAAATCTCAGAAGTAAGAAGATAAAGGTGGAGTTTGTGAAGTTTTTAAGAGAGGAGAAAAAGTTTAACTCCCTTGAAGAGCTAAAAAAACAGATAAAACAGGATATAGAACTAACCAGAAGTCTCCTGCTGGGTTAAAAGGTAAGATGCATACCTTATCTCGCCATTTTTTAAAAGTGCAAAACTCTTCTCCATTCTGTCTTTGAGACCCTTCTTGTTTTCCAAAAAGTCTTGGAGAGTTTTGGGCTCTGAGTGAGCTTTTAGCATGTATGCTCTTTTTTCTCCGTTGTCAAAGTGTATGACCACTGGAAGGCAGTAAAAACGAGAGCTTGGACCCTCTTTACACCTGTGTATTTCCCCTACAACTTCTATACTTACACTTCTTGCTACAATGTCTTCTTCCTTCAGCATATCCATATAAATTATAACCCCAGTTCCTTCATCTTTCTCCAGAGGGTGGTTCTGTGCATGCCAAGGACTTTTGCCGCCAAGCTTTTGTTCCAGCCTGTCTGCTCCAGCACTTGCCTTATCTTTTCTCTGTCTTCCTCCTTTTGAGGAACTTGTTCTTGAAACTCCAGCTGAAGGTCTTCTACATTTATAACGCTCCCTTTGCAGGTGATGATGGCCCTCTCTATTACATTCTCAAGTTCTCTAACATTCCCCGGAAAGTGATAAGAGAGGAGCAATTTCATAGCTTCTGATGAAACTCCTTTTATCTTCCTTGAGTAAGCCTTTGAGTACTTTTCTAAAAAGTGGTTTATCAAAAGAGGTATATCCTCTTTTCTCTCCCTCAGAGGTGGAACTTGGAGCTTGACTACGCCAAGTCTGTAATAAAGGTCCTCTCTGAAAAGTCCCTTCTTTATAAGCTCTCTCAAGTTTTTGTTGGTGGAGGATATTATTCTAACATTGGCTCTTCTAACCTTGGTGTCTCCAAGTCTTTCAAACTCTTTTTCTTGCACAAGATGAAGTATCTTTGCCTGAAGATGAAGGGGCATGTCCCCTATTTCGTCCAGAAAGAGTGTTCCACCCTCCGCAAGCTCCACCTTTCCCGGCTTGTCCCTTACCGCTCCCGTAAAGGCACCTCTCATATATCCAAAAAGCTCAGCTTCCAGAAGATGGTCTGGAATGGCAGCACAGTTGATTTTGACAAAGGGACCGGCTCTTCTGGGAGAGAGGTTGTGAATGTATTTGGCAAGAAGGCTTTTGCCCGTGCCTGTCTCGCCCTCTATAAGCACATTAACATCGTGTTCCGCGCAAGCTCTGGCAAGGTCTATAACCTTCTGAAAAGCCGAACTTTTTGTGATGATCATTTCCTCACCAAAGCCGCATACAGCTACTTCGTTGACCACATACAAAGACACTATATAACCAAAACCCGACTGCATAGGGGACAAAAGCACAGATGCCTTCTGCTTTCCACACGGTGTGTTTATGTAAACATCCGCCCTCTCACCCTCCGGAGGCAACTCTTCTAAGTCTAAATTTACCAACTCCTTTATGTATTTGCCAGTTAAGTTTTCTTCCTCCTCTCTGCAAAGCATCCTTTTGGCTATCTGATTGTGTTCCACCACATAACCTTGGGTATCCAGCACCAGTATGGCTTCCACTATGGAGTTAAAAATAGCCTCTTTGTAAGCTTTCTGCCTTTCTGCCTCCAATATGCAGGACACCACATTGCTGACATCCCTAAAAACTTCAATCACACCTACAAAATCACCTTTTTCAAAGAGGGGTGTCATGCTCCAGCACACATGTTTTCCGTTCCTTATCCGAGCATCGTAAACCTGAAGCCCCTCCCTCTCCTCCTCCACATAACTCATAGGACAGTGAGAGCATATGCTAAACAATCCTTTACAGCTCTCACCTTCCTTGGCATCTCCTATAAGCCCTTTAGCTGAACTGTTGGCATAAATGACCCTGCGATCCTTGTCTATTACAAGGACTGCGTCAAAGAGATGTTCAAGGATATTAAAGTCCATGCATAAAATTATAAGTTCCAGTTGGTTGGTATCCTACCCATCATCCTCAGGCTTTCCTCAAAGGCTCCCATGTACTTCATAGCGGTTATCATAGACCCCTTGAACTTTAGCCTTTTTGTGAGCATGGCAGCTTTTGGACCCATATCGCCACTCGCCATCTTTTTCCAGTTTTCCAAGCTTGCCCACAGCTCAAAATCATAACTGTGAGAGTTTGCCAATCCGACGGACTTTGCCACTCCGTTCTCCACCACAAGTTCCACAGCTCTATCTTCGCTTCCTTCTATGTAGTACTTAATCCTGGCGGAGAAGTCTTTAAGGTCAGACCTTAGCTTTTCGTTTCTGTTCCACTCATCAGCATAAGCCTTTATCCACTCCTCCGATAGAAATGCATACATAATGAGCCTCCCTGAGAAAAATAAAAAGGTGGAGGGATTGAACCCTCCTTATTTGCCTGCTACTTCTCTAAGAGCTTTAAAAACTTCGTTAAAAGATACCTCGTCGTTCTTGACAAACACGCCCACATTACCCACTACGCAAACCGAGTACTTGGGACCGCTAAGAGCCCAGCCTATGAGGGGGACCCATTCCTGACCTGAGAAGGCGGTATAACCTTCCGCCTGCATCTCAGCCATCAGAGTATTGGCTGCGCACATCTTTGCCGCCATTGCCGCATGCTCTTCTGAGATGTTGCCCTTGTAAGCAATTAGTTTGCCATCGGGGGAAAACTCGCCCGCCGCCCAAACTCCCTTGACTTGCATAAGCCTGTCCAGGTTTGCCATGATACTCACCTCCTTTTAGATATACTTGGAAAGTGTTTCAAATACTTTGTCAAAGTCTGCCTGGTCCAGCTTTACAAATACGCCCACATTACCCATTATGCACGCAGCGTACTTGCCACCCGCAACAGCAAAGCCCAAAACTGGATAAAAGCCTCCCTCACCTGTGTAAGCGCTCCAACCCTTTGCCTGCATGTTGCCCATAAGCTTGTTAGCTGCACACATCATGGCTGCAATCTCGGCAGACTTCTCGTCAATATCGCCGTAATAGGCAATGAGCCTGCCGTCATCTGCAAACTCTCCTGCCGCAACCGCACCCGGCAGAGACATAAGCTCTTTGAGCTTGCTAATGGTAGCCATCGCTTCACCTCCTTAAGGTTTTCACTCTAACCTATAGCAATCTCCGTGCCAGAAAAGTAGATAAAGGAAAAACTACTCTCCCAACACTTTGTTTTTTGGTGTTTCACAAGAGCCCTCCATGTGTTGCAACAGTGATGCAACATGATTGTAGCTGCGCGGGTTTGTGCTATACTTTTGAGAGCTGTGCTGTTTTTGCTAACGCTGGGAGTCTGCTATTTGGGAATTTTTTA
The DNA window shown above is from Hydrogenobacter thermophilus TK-6 and carries:
- a CDS encoding SCP2 sterol-binding domain-containing protein; amino-acid sequence: MYAFLSEEWIKAYADEWNRNEKLRSDLKDFSARIKYYIEGSEDRAVELVVENGVAKSVGLANSHSYDFELWASLENWKKMASGDMGPKAAMLTKRLKFKGSMITAMKYMGAFEESLRMMGRIPTNWNL
- a CDS encoding peptide chain release factor 1; this translates as MKSLKASLDTLTSFKPDKYMVISLYLKLSPEERADRKYLLTFKSMVKKQKEYLTKRDLDAQVLQSLMEDFSRIEAYLSEIDNLKGCRGIAVFSSSRRGLFEVIKLPYVYRDRLMIAPNPQIREIAAIDEELGKIGILLIDRKHVKFYLMDLEGAYEVMDFLEPLVTRSHKFHSGGGLLKGAQGAMKYAMPSRTSAPNMVQHSYGEYRFHMRIREEKHRLFKLANDALMEAWKEHKFDKLVIGSDREDVKEIENHLHPYLHKIFMGYVQVNPTEVTDTKLKSTVIDFLLQKDREQEKELIKQLEELQGRGLATNGTSHVIEQLAVGNVRMLLVPDGFEKPGYLCSQSHLPSLKPECPIEGELVYEVPDIVDEVIELALEERALVKVIVDPQLQKKIDGLAAFLRFPL
- a CDS encoding DUF2173 family protein; translation: MANLDRLMQVKGVWAAGEFSPDGKLIAYKGNISEEHAAMAAKMCAANTLMAEMQAEGYTAFSGQEWVPLIGWALSGPKYSVCVVGNVGVFVKNDEVSFNEVFKALREVAGK
- the fbp gene encoding fructose-1,6-bisphosphate aldolase/phosphatase; translated protein: MRITLSVIKADVGGYVGHSGVHPQLVETIKEFVQEEVKKGILIDASVLVCGDDTAIVMTHTHGVDSEIVHGIAWRAFEKATEVAKKLKLYGAGQDLLSTAFSGNVKGMGPGVAEMEFEERPSEPVIVFFADKTAPSAWNLPLYEMFADPMVCAGLVIDPKMHDGFTFEVLDTYTGKAVKLSTPSELYELLALIGTVERYAIRSVWRNNDGEIAAVASTQRLSLIAGKYVGKDDPVMVVRAQAGFPAVGEILEPFARPWIVEGWMRGSHNGPLMPVSFKNATPTRFDGPPRVIAAGYQIAEGKLIGPRDLFDDPAFDKAREQAQLMADMLRRQGIFEPHRLPSEEMEYTTLPKILKKLEERFYELEAPRKAVEDPVEKHDID
- a CDS encoding NYN domain-containing protein produces the protein MIDERVIIFIDGSNLFHAIRYLNIRIDYQKLVDFLTEGRRLIRAYFYGAMPHEKDVKKNTPEWESLLRQKRFLEELSLMGIKVKTAHLKKLPSGEYVEKEVDIMLATDMLSMAYMNTYDTAVLISGDSDYSYTVEEVQRIGKKVENASFKRTSSYQLRKACDRFILLDDYLDRFLVEEKPAITQETSFWERIVRIWKRS
- a CDS encoding DUF2173 family protein; amino-acid sequence: MATISKLKELMSLPGAVAAGEFADDGRLIAYYGDIDEKSAEIAAMMCAANKLMGNMQAKGWSAYTGEGGFYPVLGFAVAGGKYAACIMGNVGVFVKLDQADFDKVFETLSKYI
- a CDS encoding sigma-54-dependent Fis family transcriptional regulator, translating into MDFNILEHLFDAVLVIDKDRRVIYANSSAKGLIGDAKEGESCKGLFSICSHCPMSYVEEEREGLQVYDARIRNGKHVCWSMTPLFEKGDFVGVIEVFRDVSNVVSCILEAERQKAYKEAIFNSIVEAILVLDTQGYVVEHNQIAKRMLCREEEENLTGKYIKELVNLDLEELPPEGERADVYINTPCGKQKASVLLSPMQSGFGYIVSLYVVNEVAVCGFGEEMIITKSSAFQKVIDLARACAEHDVNVLIEGETGTGKSLLAKYIHNLSPRRAGPFVKINCAAIPDHLLEAELFGYMRGAFTGAVRDKPGKVELAEGGTLFLDEIGDMPLHLQAKILHLVQEKEFERLGDTKVRRANVRIISSTNKNLRELIKKGLFREDLYYRLGVVKLQVPPLRERKEDIPLLINHFLEKYSKAYSRKIKGVSSEAMKLLLSYHFPGNVRELENVIERAIITCKGSVINVEDLQLEFQEQVPQKEEDREKIRQVLEQTGWNKSLAAKVLGMHRTTLWRKMKELGL
- a CDS encoding bifunctional riboflavin kinase/FAD synthetase, with amino-acid sequence MEKVMRALSLKWDSQCVKSLECVENIQESTAVTVGNFDGIHLGHRFLIEKLKEEAKKRNLKTLVLSFHPHPLKVLSPKQSPCELTNLEEKLNLLEALSIDYAVFIRFDEKFSLMKADDFIREILYKRLSAKFLLVGYDWRFGYRREGEIELAKELGEKLGFEVMSVEPFKINGHIVSSTLIRRLLHSGRLEEAQVYLGRHYWVKRKVVKGDGRGSSIGVPTANLEGTENLCLKEGVYAVLVEESLLGVANYGYRPTFGGRRKVLEVHILDFNENLRSKKIKVEFVKFLREEKKFNSLEELKKQIKQDIELTRSLLLG